AACGTCACCACCAGGATCGGTTCATGGTAGGGAAACGCCTCAAGGGTGAGGCGACCGAATATCAGTTTCTGAAGGTCTAGGTTCTCAAACATCTCGATTCCCGTAACGGGAGGCGCAAGGCGGAAAGTGGGGCGGGCGGCTTACAGCGGAACGCGGTCGTCCAGGACGGCGGCCCCGGTGGGGTTGGCGGGGGTGCATACCGCGCCCACGTAGTTGCGGGCAGGCATGTCGGCCAGGCCCAGACGGATACGCGTGGACCCGTTGTTCGCCACGTTGTACGTACCGGCGGTGCCCAGGCCGCCTTTCGCGTCGATCGCCATCATGTCCTTGATGCACATGCGGTTGGACTCGACGCAGCGGTTCAGGATGGCGTCGTACAGGTCGGGCGCCACGCTGGCGTAGCGGCGTACGGGTTCTTTCTCGCTGGGTTGCTCCAGCTTCAGGTAGACGGGGCGCGTCAGCTCGCCGCCGCCTTGGCGGGTCTGCTGCACCCAGTTCTCGAAGTCGGCGGTATTCATGCCGTAGAACTTGAAGCGCATGTCGGAGAAGCCTGCGCCGCTGTAGTTGGCGGAGAATCCGTCATACACGCCGGCGGCATTGATGACCGCATGCAGCTTGGTTTCCATGCCGGGCATGGCGTAGACCTGGCCCGCAAGCGCCGGAATGAAGAACGAGTTCATCATCGTGGAAGACGTGATCTTGAACTCGATGGGGCGATTCACCGGCGCCACCAGCTCGTTTACCGTGGCAATTCCCTGTTCCGGGTAGATGAACAGCCATTTCCAGTCCAGCGCGACGACTTCCACGGTCAGCGGCTTAACGTTCGTCGGCAGCTCGTGGCCTTCGGCGATGCGGTCCAGCGGACGATAGGGGTCCAGCCTGTGGGTGCTGACCCAGGTCAGCGCGCCGAGCGCGATGATGATCAGCAGCGGGGCGGACCACACCACCAGCTCGACGACGGTCGAATGGTGCCATTCGGGGTCGTAGTGGGCCTGGGTATTGGAAGCGCGGTAGCGCCATGCAAAGACAAGGGTCAGGATGATCACCGGGACGATGATGATCAGCATCAACACCGTGGAAATGATGATCAGGTCGCGTTGTTGCGCCGCGATATCGCCAGAGGGAGACAGGACCACCGCATTGCAACCGCCCAGCAGGGCGACGAGGGCGACGAGGGGGAGCAGGAGCAGTCCGCGGGGAAGCTTGGAGGATGACATGCCGGACGACGAAAGCCTATACAAGAACAGGGCGGAAGTTTGATGCGGCCGTGTAAGGTCCGCGTAAGTTAGACGCAAAAAGTCATGCGAAATGTACAGTTTTTGCCGCACTGCGGAAAGTGGACATTTTGTCCCACCTATGGCGGCCGCCGGAAAGTCGTGCCATGCTAAGGCTTACGTGGGCCTGCGCAGGGCGACTTTCGGAGCGGCAGGCCCCGGAGACAGAAGGAGGAATAAGATGTCCATGACTGCCGGATATACTCACCCGTCCTCGACCACGCTTGAGCACGACGCCAGGCTGACCACCGCGGACCACTCCAAGGTCGCGCCAGGGGAAATCGCCGTCGGCGTCGTTATCGGCCGCGCTTCCGAGTACTTCGATTTCTTCGTGTACGGGATCGCCTCGGTGCTTGTCTTCCCGCAGGTTTTCTTCCCGTTCCTGACGCGGCTGGAAGGGATCCTGGCCGCCTTTGTGGTGTTTTCCTTCGCCTTCATCGCGCGGCCGTTCGGTACGGCGCTGTTCATGGCTGTGCAACGCCGCTGGGGACGCAGCTTCAAGCTGACCGCCGCGCTTTTCCTTCTGGGCACCGCGACGGCCGGCATCGCGTTCCTGCCGACCTACGCCACGCTGGGCGAAACCGCCATTATATTGCTCGCCGTTTTCCGCTGTCTCCAGGGCGTGGCGACCG
The sequence above is a segment of the Bordetella genomosp. 9 genome. Coding sequences within it:
- the cyoA gene encoding ubiquinol oxidase subunit II; protein product: MSSSKLPRGLLLLPLVALVALLGGCNAVVLSPSGDIAAQQRDLIIISTVLMLIIIVPVIILTLVFAWRYRASNTQAHYDPEWHHSTVVELVVWSAPLLIIIALGALTWVSTHRLDPYRPLDRIAEGHELPTNVKPLTVEVVALDWKWLFIYPEQGIATVNELVAPVNRPIEFKITSSTMMNSFFIPALAGQVYAMPGMETKLHAVINAAGVYDGFSANYSGAGFSDMRFKFYGMNTADFENWVQQTRQGGGELTRPVYLKLEQPSEKEPVRRYASVAPDLYDAILNRCVESNRMCIKDMMAIDAKGGLGTAGTYNVANNGSTRIRLGLADMPARNYVGAVCTPANPTGAAVLDDRVPL